One window of Nymphaea colorata isolate Beijing-Zhang1983 chromosome 11, ASM883128v2, whole genome shotgun sequence genomic DNA carries:
- the LOC126410525 gene encoding uncharacterized protein LOC126410525 — protein sequence MRPDLWWNRYAFDCPNLARFAVKVFSQTCSASGCERNWSVFQHIHRKKRNRLEHKRLNDLVFVRYNMRLKQRELEKSLARKHTSQFDPISLENFDDLEPWIEEEPTTIFDDEDLECFNLEVEATEDFVDEGESATAGAGAEYVGEDLPILDDEEEEEDEDDEDYE from the exons atgcgtccag atttgtggtggaataggtatgcgtttgattgtccaaacctagcacgttttgcagtcaaagtcttcagccagacatgcagtgctagtggatgcgaaaggaactggagtgtgttccaacatatccataggaaaaaaaggaataggctcgaacataaaaggttgaatgaccttgtctttgttcgatataatatgaggttgaaacaaag agaattagaaaaatcattagcaaggaagcacacatctcagttcgatcctatcagcttggaaaattttgacgatctagagccatggattgaagaagaaccaactacaatatttgatgatgaagatcttgaatgcttcaaccttgaagttgaagcaacagaagactttgttgatgaaggagagtctgctactgctggtgctggtgctgaatatgttggtgaagatcttccaattcttgacgatgaagaagaagaagaagatgaagatgatgaagattatgaatga